In one window of Mercurialis annua linkage group LG4, ddMerAnnu1.2, whole genome shotgun sequence DNA:
- the LOC126679146 gene encoding ACT domain-containing protein ACR10 has protein sequence MGILYDDVVIIRQSEKESDLSVITINCPDKTGLGCDLCRILLFFGLNIVRGDLSTDGKWCYVVFWVSGNSSTRWGLLKKRLLGVCPSCSSASGISYYRPQSPRPPDVFLLKLCCQDRRGLLHNVTEVLCELELTIKKVKVSTTPDGTVMDLFFVTDTRELLHTNKRKEDTFDHLKAVMGDGMISCDIEMVGPEITICSQESSFLPTTITEDMLYLANPEEPPGSLASGSVSVTMDNSLSPAHTLVQIVCQDHKGLLYDIMRTLKDYNIKISYGRFSSKQRRNCEIDLFIVQADGKKVVDPSKQRALCSRLEMELLRPLRVAVASRGPDTELLVANPVELSGKGRPLVFFDITLALKMLNTGIFLAEIRRRMIGDREYEVYRILIDDGEGLSVPRSKIEEGVWKQLMGWDW, from the exons ATGGGTATTTTGTACGATGATGTGGTCATCATCAGACAGTCAGAGAAAGAATCCGACCTTAGTGTCATCACAATCAACTGTCCTGATAAAACTGGCCTGGGCTGTGATTTATGCCGCATCTTACTCTTCTTTGGCCTCAACATTGTTAGAGGAG ATTTATCTACGGACGGGAAGTGGTGCTACGTAGTGTTTTGGGTGTCGGGAAATTCATCAACAAGATGGGGTCTTTTGAAGAAGAGACTATTAGGAGTGTGTCCTTCTTGTTCTTCAGCTTCTGGGATTTCTTATTACCGTCCTCAATCTCCAAGGCCTCCGGATGTCTTTCTCCTCAAATTATGCTGTCAGGACAGGAGAGGCCTCTTACACA ATGTGACTGAGGTGCTGTGTGAGCTTGAACTCACTATTAAAAAAGTTAAGGTATCCACAACGCCAGACGGGACAGTGATGGACCTTTTCTTCGTTACAGACACCAG GGAGCTTCTACATACAAATAAGAGAAAGGAAGATACATTTGATCACTTAAAAGCTGTTATGGGAGATGGCATGATAAGTTGTGACATAGAAATGGTTGGCCCTGAAATTACTATATGCTCACAAGAATCTTCATTTCTTCCGACTACAATCACAGAAGACATGCTTTACTTGGCCAATCCTGAGGAACCACCTGGCTCACTTGCTTCTGGTAGTGTTTCTGTCACGATGGACAACTCATTGAGTCCTGCTCACACACTTGTTCAAATCGTGTGCCAAGATCATAAGGGCCTCCTTTACGACATAATGAGAACTCTGAAGGATTACAATATAAAG ATATCTTATGGCCGCTTCTCTAGCAAACAAAGAAGAAATTGCGAAATTGACTTGTTTATCGTTCAAGCTGATGGGAAGAAAGTAGTCGACCCTAGCAAGCAGAGAGCATTGTGCTCTCGTTTGGAGATGGAACTACTGCGTCCTCTTAGAGTAGCTGTAGCCAGTCGTGGTCCTGACACGGAGCTACTAGTGGCAAATCCTGTCGAGTTATCTGGCAAGGGAAGACCACTAGTATTTTTTGACATCACACTTGCTCTCAAGATGCTTAACACCGGCATTTTCTTG GCTGAGATTAGAAGGCGTATGATTGGCGATCGGGAATATGAAGTTTACAGAATCTTAATCGATGATGGGGAAGGTTTGTCCGTCCCGAGAAGCAAAATTGAGGAAGGAGTTTGGAAACAATTAATGGGCTGGGACTGGTAA
- the LOC126677936 gene encoding uncharacterized protein LOC126677936 yields the protein MVATRSSPKPISKVPEILTKMKRKLVKKGELVADGGDSGLLQTEAVGNVKKKGKIGEKETGKKRRLNVDVGAADMKNKKGTITIEEPSRLVQNWDFVLAVEDRYSCRVAIPFRYKIIEDIKKTLSPRQLELFSETFLGNFLKLEPFVIQPQLFHSLFMREVKHPNNSEIWFKVSGYKLRFSIEEFALITGLNCSGDCNTLYSVSSNKLVATYFPNSSITREGLGVVFLNTCFKSDEDAVKLAIIYLFECFLCSSEINSQLVSRFLLDMVDSGDFNSFPWGILVYRNTVVDMKNRLVSKQPMMYYRLNGFPLALQMWFYEVCPVAANKICLLNDKEPCIPRMLKWHIPSKVTVTIKMLEETFYHMSREQLKLKNLVPTVDEKAILNIVGFFQTGKTKIVEDVKDSSDDEILGDFLKFKKERKIFSELKKSVDTLVLSESDTKKQLKSIFHALYVIGKHLGVEKQFDFVPNANEDVINEGKKLDDANQDGITEEKKVNDANEDGITEEKELDDVDEDNEI from the exons ATGGTTGCTACTAGATCTTCTCCGAAACCCATTTCAAAAGTTCCTGAAATTCTCACAAAAATGAAGCGGAAGTTGGTGAAAAAAGGAGAATTAGTTGCTGATGGTGGTGATTCTGGTTTACTACAGACTGAGGCTGTTGGTAATGTGAAAAAAAAGGGTAAAATAGGTGAAAAGGAAACTGGCAAGAAAAGGCGTTTGAATGTCGATGTTGGTGCTGCAGATATGAAGAATAAAAAAGGAACAATAACTATTGAGGAACCTTCTCGTTTAGTTCAG AACTGGGATTTTGTGTTAGCTGTTGAGGACCGTTATAGTTGTAGAGTTGCTATTCCTTTTAGATACAAAATTATCGAAGATATTAAGAAAACTTTGTCTCCTCGTCAGTTAGAATTGTTTTCTGAGACATTTCTTGGTAATTTTCTCAAATTGGAGCCTTTTGTTATTCAGCCTCAGTTGTTTCATTCACTTTTTATGCGTGAAGTTAAGCATCCAAATAACAGCGAAATATGGTTCAAGGTTTCTGGATATAAGCTTCGATTTAGTATAGAGGAGTTTGCTCTCATAACCGGTTTGAATTGTTCAGGTGATTGCAATACGCTTTATTCTGTTTCAAGCAATAAGTTAGTTGCAACTTACTTTCCTAATAGCTCTATTACTCGAGAGGGTTTAGGTGTTGTGTTTTTGAACACTTGTTTTAAGAGTGATGAAGATGCTGTTAAGCTAGCAATTATCTATTTGTTTGAGTGTTTTCTATGTTCTAGCGAAATAAATTCTCAGTTAGTTAGTAGGTTTCTCTTGGATATGGTTGATAGTGGGGATTTCAATTCTTTTCCTTGGGGTATTTTGGTCTATCGAAACACTGTTGTTGACATGAAGAATAGGCTTGTTAGTAAGCAGCCTATGATGTACTATAGGCTCAATGGTTTTCCATTAGCACTACAGATGTGGTTTTATGAAGTGTGTCCTGTTGCTGCTAACAAGATTTGTCTACTCAATGATAAGGAGCCATGTATTCCTAGAATGCTGAAGTGGCATATTCCTTCTAAAGTCACTGTGACTATTAAGATGTTAGAAGAAACGTTCTATCATATGTCGCGTGAACAG TTGAAATTGAAAAACCTTGTTCCTACTGTTGATGAAAAAGCCATTCTGAATATTGTTGGGTTTTTTCAAACTGGAAAGACAAAAATTGTTGAAGATGTCAAAGATTCAAGTGATGATGAGATCCTTGgtgattttttgaaatttaagaaagaaagaaagatatTTTCTGAATTGAAGAAGTCTGTAGATACTCTTGTGCTAAGTGAATCTGATACCAAAAAGCAGTTGAAGTCTATATTCCATGCTTTATATGTGATTGGAAAGCATTTAGGCGTTGAGAAgcagtttgattttgttcctaATGCAAATGAGGATGTCATTAATGAGGGAAAAAAGCTTGACGATGCAAATCAGGATGGCATTACTGAGGAAAAGAAGGTTAATGATGCAAATGAGGATGGCATTACTGAGGAAAAGGAGCTTGATGATGTAGATGAGGATAATGAGATATAA